One Microbacterium marinum genomic window, GCGCGCACCGGTGACGGCGTCGACGAGCAGCGCGGAGCAGAAGGGGAAGACGGAGGCGACGATGGCGAGCCACACCCAGACCGTGCCCGCCCGCACCGGCCGCACCGGCGCGGCCGCCGCTTCCCTCGCGGGTGCCGGCCGCTCGCTCGCGACCGCCGGCTCTCCCTTCGGGACCGTCGGCTTCTCGACTGGGGCCGCGGGCACGTCCTCCGCGGGCACGTCCTCCGCGGGCACGTCCTCCGACGCGGATGCCGCATCGCCCGCCGGGGCGACCGTGTCGGGCGCCCACTCGGCACCGTCCCACCAGCGGAGCTGGCCCGGCTCACCCGGATCCGCGTACCACCCGGCCGGAGCGCCGCGGCTCACCGGCCGTCACCGGGCACGAGTTCCGCGCCGGCGTGGGCGAGCTCGGCGAGTGCCGCCTCGCTGGAGCCTTCCGCGACACCGGCGATGAGCCCGGTGAGGATCCGCACGCGCCGGCCGTGGCTGATCGCATCCAGAGCCGACGCACGCACGCAGTGATCGGTCGCGATCCCGGTGACATCGACGTCGGTGATCCCGTGCGCACTCAAGACCTCGGCGACCGTCTCGCCCGCCGCCGTGACGCCCTCGAACAGGGAGTACGCCGGAATGCCCTGGCCCTTGGTGACGTGGTGGGTCACCGCGTCGGTGTCGAGGAGCTCGTCGTAGTCCGCGCCCGGCGTCCCGGCGACGCAGTGGACGGGCCACGAGTCGACGAAGTCGGGGTGCTCGGCGAAGTGGCCGCCGTTGTCGCCGACCGGGTCATGCCAATCGCGTGAGGCGACGATCACTGAGTAGTCGGCGGCGCGGGCCGCGACGAAGGCGCTGATCCCCTCGGCGACGGCATCGCCTCCGGTCACCGCCAGGGCGCCGCCCTCGGTGAAATCGTTCTGCACATCGACGATGAACAGCGCTCGGCTCATGTGTCGAGCGTACGACGGTACTCCGCTCGGCTCATAGCGCCCGGCGCCTCCGCCTCCGGCTCGAATCGCGACAGCTTCGACGGCCACCAGATCGCACGCCCGATGTCGTAGGTGAGCGCGGGCACGAGAAGCGACCGCACGAGGAAGGTGTCCAGCAGCACCCCGAAGGCCACGATGAAGGCCAACTGCACGAGGAACAGGATCTGGATCACACCGAGCGCGGCGAAGGTCGCCGCCAGCACGAGTCCTGCCGAGGTGATCACCCCTCCGGTCGAGACGAGCCCGCGGAGGATGCCGCGTCGCGTCCCGTGCACGAGCGACTCCTCGCGCACTCGCGACATCAGGAAGATGTTGTAGTCGATGCCCAGGGCGACGAGGAAGACGAACCCGTAGAGCGGCACGGCCGGGTCGGCACCCGGGAAGCCGAAGACGCCGTTGAACACGAGCGCGGCGACTCCCAGCGCTGACGCGAACGAGACGACGACGCTCAGGATGAGCAGCACCGGAGCGAGGACAGACCGCAGCAGCAGCATGAGGATGAGCAGGACGACGACGAGGATCACCGGGATGATGACCGTGCGGTCGCGGATCGACGTGTCGTTCGTGTCGAGGTCGATGGCGGTCGTGCCGCCCACGATCGCGTCGACGTCCGATGCGGCGAAGTCCGCTCGCAGATCACGCACCGTCTGCTCCGCGGCGAGCGAGTCGGCGGCGTCGGCGAGCGTCCCCACGAGCATGACGTCACCGCCGTCGACGGTGGGCTCGGGAGCCGCGGTCCCCGGGGGGCCCTGCACCGTGTACGAGACCTCGCCGCCATCCACCTCGACGCCGACCTGGCCGGTCGGGGAATCCGAGGACAGCACGGCGACGGAGTCGATCCCCGGCTCGTCCTGGAGCGTGGCGGCGGCGTCGGCGATGCCGTCCTCCGCGGTGATGACGTACAGCGGGCTGCCGGAGCCGGCTGCGAAGTGCTCGCCGAGCACCTCCTGACCGTCGCGGGCCTGAGATGCGCCGAGCACGAGCTCGCTCGCCGCCACGCCGTCGGCCTTCAGCTGGGTGACGCCGACGGCGGCAGCCAGGAGCACCACGGTCGAGACGATCCACACGACGCGGGCGCGCCGGGCGATCAGCCGCGCCAGCCGGGCCCAGACGCCGCGGACCGGCTGCGTGAGATCTGCCGGCAGTTCGTGCGAGCCGGTTTTCGGGATGAACGGCCAGAACGCGGCACGACCGGTGAGGGCGAGCAGTGCCGGCAGGAACGTGAGAGCCGACAGGATCGCGAACGCGATCCCGATGGAAGCGATCGGGCCGAGGGCGCGATTGCTGGCCAGATCGCTCAGCAGGAGGCACAGGAGACCGGCGATGACCGTGCCGCCCGACGCGAGGATGGGCTCGACCGCTCCCTTCCACGCCGAGACCGCGGCATCCCACCGCCCGCGTCCCTCGCCGATCGCCTCCCTGAACCGGGCGACATAGAGAAGCGCGTAGTCGGTCGCGGCACCGATGACGAGGATGAACAGGATCCCCTGCACCTGGCCGTTGAGCACGAAGATCTCGGCCTTGGCCAGCCACCAGACCGTCAGCAGCGCCACGCAGAGTGCGAACACCGACGTCAGCAGGACCAGGATCGGCAGCAGTGGCGAGCGGTAGACGACGATGAGGATGACGAAGACCGCGCCGAGCGCGACGAGCAGGAGGAGCCCGTCGATGCCGGTGAAGCCCGACGCGAGGTCGGCTGTGAAGCCCGCCGGACCCGTCACCCACGCCTCGAGGCCCGCGGGAACCTCCGCGTCGACGATGTCGCGCAGCTCGCCCACGATCTCGGTGACCTCGCCCGACGCGTCGATCGACACCACGACCTGGGCGGCCTCACCGTCGTCGGAGGCGATCGCCGGAGACACCTCCTCCACCCCGGTCACCTCGGCCAGGCGATCGGCGATCGTCTGCACCGCATCCAGCTGCGAGGTGCTCAGCTCTCCCCCGGCGTCGGCCACGACGAGCGCCGGGATGGACTCGCCGCCGGTGAAGTCGTCGAGCCGCTCCTGTACCTGAGTGGACTCGGCGCTCTGCGGCAGGAACGACGACTGGTCGTTCGTCGAGACCTCGTCGACCTTCCCGAAGTAGGGTCCGCCGATCGATCCGCCGGCGAGCCAGATCACGACGAGGACGAGCGGAAGTGCGATGCGCAACCAACGGGAGGGGGTCCGAGCGGTCATATAACTAGAATAGCTAGTAATACGCTTTTTCAGCAAAATTGCTCAGAGCCGACTCAGCCCCGTAGGAAGAGCGCGACGAACGATCCGATGACGGCGACCGCCCCGACGACGAAGCCGCCCAGCGAGAGTCCCCACAGCAGCCGCAGGATCGGCGGGCGCGGGCTCGTCCGCATGCGGTCGCGCCAGCCGTGCCGGTACCAGATCTGCGCACGGTCCGCCCCCGCCAACCCGGCGACGTCGTCGGCCGTCAGCGGTGCCGAATTCACCTCGCCGTCGGCGTCGATCCACCGCGCGGTGAGGCCGTCATCGTCGAGGTATGCCTCAGCGGGAAGCCAGCTTCCATCGGCCGCCCAGACCACGACGGCGGCGATTCCGAAGGCGAACGCCGCTCCGAACCCGACCCACGAGAAGATCTCGAGAATCGCATCGAGCGCGTTCGTCACCTGCGCATCCTCTGTTCGGAGCCGCCCCGGCGCCTGCCGGTCAGGTCATCTGTGGAGCCACCTAAGGGAATCGAACCCTTGACCTATTCATTACGAGTGAATCGCTCTGCCGTCTGAGCTAAGGTGGCGCGCTTCGCTCGCGCGTTGCACGATCATCGATCCTACAGGGTCGAAGAGGATGCCGCGAACCGTCCCCCGGCCACTCCCTCGCCCTCCGGGTGTCGGCTTGTTACGTCTCGGATCCGATTCTGAGCCGCCCCTGCATACCGTGGTGGAGGCACCGCGATGAGGCGAGCGCGGGTCGCCCCGTGCTCGGCGCGTTCCGCGCTTGCGATGCCTTCGTTCCATCAAGGAGAGCACCATGCCCAAGAAGTCCCTGGCCGCCGTCGCGCTGGCCCTCCCCCTCGCCCTGCTGCTCGGAGGCTGCGCGACCGGATCCGACGACTCCGCCGGATCGGGCGACGCCGGCCAGACCGAGGGCCCCGTGCGCATCGGCGTCGTGGGCGCCGGCGACCCGTACTGGGAGACCTACACCGAGGCTGCCGCCGCGGAGGGCATCGAGATCGAGCTGGTCGACTTCACCGAGTACACGCAGCCCAACCCGGCGCTCTCGGCGGGCGAGCTCGACCTCAACCAGTTCCAGCACGTCATCTACCTCGCCACCTACAACGAGCAGTCCGGCGAGGACCTCGTGCCGATCGGTGCGACCGCGATCTACCCGCTCGGCCTGTACTCGACGCAGTACGACTCCGTTGAGGACATCCCCGAGGGCGAGACCGTCGCCGTCCCCAACGACGAGTCCAACCAGGCCCGCGGCCTCCTCGTCCTGCAGTCGGCCGGCCTCGTGGAGCTGAAGGACGGCGGATCGATCTTCTCGACCGTCGCCGACGTCCTCGACAGCTCGAAGGTCAAGGTCGAAGCCCTCGACGCGGCCTTCACCGCCACCTCGCTCCCCGACGTCGCGGCATCCATCGTGAACAACGACTTCCTCGAGGACGCGGGCCTCACGCCCGAGGACGCGATCGCCACCGACGACCCCAGCGACCCCAACGCCCTGCCCTACGTCAACATCTTCGCCGCGCGTGCCGAGGATGCCGACAACGAGACGTACCAGAAGCTCG contains:
- a CDS encoding isochorismatase family protein — its product is MSRALFIVDVQNDFTEGGALAVTGGDAVAEGISAFVAARAADYSVIVASRDWHDPVGDNGGHFAEHPDFVDSWPVHCVAGTPGADYDELLDTDAVTHHVTKGQGIPAYSLFEGVTAAGETVAEVLSAHGITDVDVTGIATDHCVRASALDAISHGRRVRILTGLIAGVAEGSSEAALAELAHAGAELVPGDGR
- a CDS encoding MMPL family transporter; this encodes MTARTPSRWLRIALPLVLVVIWLAGGSIGGPYFGKVDEVSTNDQSSFLPQSAESTQVQERLDDFTGGESIPALVVADAGGELSTSQLDAVQTIADRLAEVTGVEEVSPAIASDDGEAAQVVVSIDASGEVTEIVGELRDIVDAEVPAGLEAWVTGPAGFTADLASGFTGIDGLLLLVALGAVFVILIVVYRSPLLPILVLLTSVFALCVALLTVWWLAKAEIFVLNGQVQGILFILVIGAATDYALLYVARFREAIGEGRGRWDAAVSAWKGAVEPILASGGTVIAGLLCLLLSDLASNRALGPIASIGIAFAILSALTFLPALLALTGRAAFWPFIPKTGSHELPADLTQPVRGVWARLARLIARRARVVWIVSTVVLLAAAVGVTQLKADGVAASELVLGASQARDGQEVLGEHFAAGSGSPLYVITAEDGIADAAATLQDEPGIDSVAVLSSDSPTGQVGVEVDGGEVSYTVQGPPGTAAPEPTVDGGDVMLVGTLADAADSLAAEQTVRDLRADFAASDVDAIVGGTTAIDLDTNDTSIRDRTVIIPVILVVVLLILMLLLRSVLAPVLLILSVVVSFASALGVAALVFNGVFGFPGADPAVPLYGFVFLVALGIDYNIFLMSRVREESLVHGTRRGILRGLVSTGGVITSAGLVLAATFAALGVIQILFLVQLAFIVAFGVLLDTFLVRSLLVPALTYDIGRAIWWPSKLSRFEPEAEAPGAMSRAEYRRTLDT
- a CDS encoding MetQ/NlpA family ABC transporter substrate-binding protein gives rise to the protein MPKKSLAAVALALPLALLLGGCATGSDDSAGSGDAGQTEGPVRIGVVGAGDPYWETYTEAAAAEGIEIELVDFTEYTQPNPALSAGELDLNQFQHVIYLATYNEQSGEDLVPIGATAIYPLGLYSTQYDSVEDIPEGETVAVPNDESNQARGLLVLQSAGLVELKDGGSIFSTVADVLDSSKVKVEALDAAFTATSLPDVAASIVNNDFLEDAGLTPEDAIATDDPSDPNALPYVNIFAARAEDADNETYQKLVEIYQNSQDVLDGVQEASGGTAEFVTTPAADLVASLEDVQEDIAANQ